A single region of the Acanthopagrus latus isolate v.2019 chromosome 11, fAcaLat1.1, whole genome shotgun sequence genome encodes:
- the lingo3a gene encoding leucine-rich repeat and immunoglobulin-like domain-containing nogo receptor-interacting protein 3a: MGVSLGQDVSWLLPFLFLLLMITVSPAQGQACPQRCECITKLKTVSCYGKRLSTLPDGIPADTKILDLSGNKLRWVEHGDLLPYQRLEKLDLSENMISVLEPNAFSSLQNLQSLSLRGNQLKLVPMGAFSRLSNLTSLDLSGNKIVILLDFTFQDLKSLKNLEVGDNDLVYISNKAFLGLVGLRELTIERCNLTSVSSQSLSYLHNLVTLRLRYLSISALEDQNFRKLGNLRGLEIAHWPFLEYISPHSLQGLNLSWLSITHTNITSVPTSALRSLAHLTSLNLSYNPISVLESWALRDLVRLKELHLVSTNLAVVQPYALGGLRQIRLLNLSTNSLVTLEEGAFQSVNTLETLRLDGNPLACDCRLLWILQRRKTLNFDGASPVCMTPVEVQGRALNAFSDSALFDHFTCQKPKIRNRKLQQISAREGQVVSFICRAEGEPTPVIFWISPQRRRITTKSSGRLTVLPEGTLEIRYAQVTDSGTYICIASNAGGNDTYFATLTVSGLPLDAALMANRTYYAGDLNDTNLNDTRVFLKFTLDLKTILISTAMGCIMFLGVVLFCFILLFVWSRGRGQHKNNFSVEYSFRKVDGPAASGGQGGARKFNMKMI, from the coding sequence ATGGGGGTGAGCCTGGGCCAGGATGTCAGCTGGCTGCTGCCGTTCCTGTTTTTGCTGCTGATGATCACCGTATCACCTGCCCAGGGTCAGGCATGTCCCCAGCGTTGTGAGTGCATTACAAAACTGAAGACTGTGTCCTGTTATGGCAAACGTCTGTCCACGCTGCCAGACGGCATCCCAGCAGACACCAAGATCCTCGACCTGAGTGGGAATAAGCTTCGCTGGGTGGAACATGGCGACCTGCTTCCATATCAACGTCTTGAAAAGCTGGACCTGAGTGAGAACATGATCAGCGTCCTGGAACCGAACGCTTTTTCTAGTCTCCAGAACCTGCAGTCGCTTTCGCTGAGGGGTAACCAATTGAAACTGGTCCCCATGGGGGCTTTCTCACGTCTCTCCAACCTGACTTCGTTGGACCTCAGTGGGAATAAGATTGTGATTCTTTTGGACTTTACTTTCCAAGACCTGAAAAGTCTGAAAAACCTAGAAGTTGGAGACAATGATTTGGTTTATATTTCCAACAAGGCCTTTCTGGGTCTCGTGGGTCTGAGGGAGCTGACCATCGAGAGGTGCAATCTGACCTCTGTGTCCAGCCAGTCTTTGTCTTACCTGCATAACCTGGTGACTCTGCGGCTCCGCTACCTCAGTATCTCTGCCTTGGAGGACCAGAATTTCCGTAAGCTTGGAAACCTGAGAGGGCTCGAGATTGCTCACTGGCCCTTCTTAGAGTACATTTCCCCTCACAGCCTGCAGGGTCTGAACTTATCTTGGTTGTCtatcacacacaccaacatcacCTCCGTGCCCACCTCTGCCCTCCGCAGCCTGGCTCACCTCACCAGCCTCAACCTCTCCTACAACCCTATCTCTGTGTTGGAGTCCTGGGCGCTGCGGGACCTTGTTAGGCTGAAGGAGCTGCACCTTGTCAGCACAAATCTGGCAGTAGTGCAGCCATATGCGCTGGGTGGTCTGAGGCAAATTCGCCTTCTTAACCTCTCCACAAACAGCCTGGTGACCCTGGAAGAGGGGGCCTTCCAGTCTGTCAACACTCTGGAGACGCTGCGTTTGGATGGGAACCCTCTGGCCTGTGACTGCCGTCTGCTATGGATCCTTCAGCGCAGGAAGACCCTTAATTTTGACGGCGCTTCCCCGGTGTGCATGACGCCCGTCGAGGTTCAAGGACGGGCCCTGAATGCTTTCTCTGACTCGGCCCTCTTTGATCACTTTACTTGCCAGAAGCCCAAAATCCGCAACAGGAAACTGCAGCAGATATCCGCCCGCGAGGGGCAGGTTGTGTCATTCATATGCAGAGCAGAGGGCGAGCCGACACCGGTGATATTCTGGATCTCTCCTCAACGCCGCCGCATCACTACGAAGAGCAGCGGCCGCCTGACTGTGTTACCAGAGGGCACGTTAGAAATACGCTATGCCCAGGTAACAGATAGTGGAACCTACATCTGCATAGCGAGCAATGCCGGTGGGAATGACACCTATTTCGCCACACTTACAGTGAGCGGGCTGCCACTGGATGCAGCCCTCATGGCCAACCGCACTTACTATGCCGGGGACCTTAATGACACGAATCTGAATGACACCAGAGTCTTCTTGAAGTTCACTCTGGACCTCAAGACCATCCTCATATCCACAGCGATGGGCTGTATCATGTTCCTGGGGGTGGTCCTCTTCTGTTTCATCCTGCTGTTCGTGTGGAGTCGAGGGAGAGGGCAGCACAAGAACAATTTCTCAGTGGAGTATTCCTTCAGAAAGGTGGATGGACCTGCTGCCAGTGGAGGACAGGGCGGGGCACGCAAGttcaacatgaaaatgatttga